In the genome of Lactuca sativa cultivar Salinas chromosome 3, Lsat_Salinas_v11, whole genome shotgun sequence, the window TAGTCACTGTTGCAAGTGACTATGACATGGGATTAGGTATTGCCTTAGGGACTATATGTAATCATGTAGGATAGattgaggactcttgatctaggatttcttacattttccttgtttggatgtgtctCGAGAGTGGGATTATCTATccgggtgtctatctcacctcttATTACATAGTATTATGCATTCCTTAGATTGTTGGTATTTAGTATGatgttatgctgtagtgatctgttagatctgtatattggtatcgagtatgttgttatgctatagtgataTGTTCCTAGTATCGAGTATTCTGatatgatgtagtgatctgttTGATATATATCCTATTATCAAGTATGTTGTTGTGTTGTAGTAATCTGTAGAACTGTATGTAATCTATGCTTGCTGGTTATCATTTGTGGATTGCCCTTAGGGATcgtatgtagtcatgtaggatagcctaagaactcttgatctaggctttatttccttttccttgtttggatgtggcttgaCAGTATCGTCTGTTCaagtggctatctcacctctggttacttatggttacgcattCTATGGAGGTTAGCTGGTAGCAAGACTGTATGCTAAAGAGGACTAGTAGGCGGTAGTCAGTTGTATGATTGTTGGTTGTCTGtgttatgtgcctacttgatcctgattgtttatatgtcgacatttTGTGTTTGGTTTAGGTTGAGGCAGTCCTTCTTTATGCTATATGCCAACATACCTGGTGCGGGCCAGCTATAAGCCGTAGGCACAGAAGGTTGGGAAGAGCGGTAAGGTTGAGGTGGTAGACCAATAAACCCTGGATGTTCCAACCCGATGGCTGATTGGTCCTAtcatatattggcattccaatctggggtattccatcccggggATGAATTAATGTGGAGTTTGActaggcctggggtattccatccagatggttgactggacccgacATGTTTGATTGTATATGTGATCTGTTttatggtggtattttgggggaaactcactatgaTTTATGTTTACCaaattgtttattgtttcaggtatcatcggtgaTTATGGGAAGGCAAAGGTTGGACTTTAGACACTCATCAGCAACATTGAGGATTATGTGTTTTCTatgatactctaatttttattAAATGTAATATGGAATAAACAGTTTTCTTAATAATGGGTCTATAAATTGggaagttttaccttaataaaaatgaaaaaattttggTTGTAAAAATGGGACGTCACAAATGGATCAAGCATTGGAGCTTACAATGCCGTAATCAGCTTCCTTAAGGACTACATTACTAAATAATGTAGATTCGATGCAGAGTTTTCTCATCTTTATTTAATGAAAAATCTCTTAGCCAAAATCACCATTCAGCTTCTTGAAAACCAAATATTTGCTGAACGACCGATTGAAGAACCTGAGCTTGGTTATGTCTATCTCAAGTAAAAGACTAATCGAAAATAATTCTTCAGAGTTCTTGAAAAACACCTCGTTCCCATCGAGATTCTTCAAAAGTTTATTTCAAATTCTACCAATAGTGATTCCTCTGAGCACGTCAAAAAGAAATTCGTTGAGCATATCAAATGGTACATCAAAGTCTAAAGCTGGCTCCAGAGTGCTTATTTGTTTGTGTTTGATGAATCTAAGTGATGAGTTGATTGATTGCTAAGGCCACTTACGGGGAGATTGTTGATACATAAAAAGTGATCCTTTAGCAATCCGACATGAAGCATGTCTGAGGCGAGAGTGTTCCACAGTGAAGTGAAGATCAGTCTGAGATGCATCTTTTGTTGAAGTTATTTTGAGTTTGTAATGTGCATTTATTATTACAAGTACTATTTTGTAATGTTCGTTTTGTCTGTTAATATAGTACAAGAGACAAGATCAATAACAATGGTTGTGTCAGTCTGTTGACCTTAAGTTGTCTCTTAGTCCATGCACTTTATCAAATTTGTCTTGTAGTTTCTCCTTGACTATTTAAGGAGTAGTCACCATTGTATCATGTGTGAAACATTCACCTTTCTCATCAATATCAAGAATCATTcaatcaatcattctctctaacATTCTTATTGATCTTCAATCCCTTTATAATGTTCATACTTATTATTTATTCACTTGAGTACTTTGTTAAACTTCTTTATTCTAAGACAAGActagttgaccagagttgactagaTCTTTATTATTAGCAGACATTTATCTTAACctaattcaaggtttgagttttcaaaccttgtccacGTATATCCTTACTTTCACATGTAGAAGAATTATTCTTTAAGGAGCACACatgcaaaaaaaaatcaaatatctgCACTGAACCCTTAACTTTTGTTGAAGAATATGGATGGTAACTTACTCGATAATCTATTTAGATTGTCATGTATAAAGATGGACACTTTTTTTTTGAAATAGGATATTTAACAAATTTTTCCTTATGAAATATACTGCTTCTTCTCTATGCATCCTAGAGTAATCATTCATTCTTACTATAATGTAGAGCATACAATCAGAAACAAAATTATAATCATCAGACTATTTATTAGATAGGGTAACGGAATAACATCGAACAACCAATGTTAATATAGAAATGGTGTCATTGATAAAGAAGCATATACCATCATGTGAAAGAAGTAGCTTAACTATTTATCACTATAGTAATGTTatcattgataaaaaaaaaaccacCTAACATTTTAGATAAAAAGTAGTTTTTTGGAATTACCTTGGTATTTCGATCGTTTCtgtgttcaggataaaagttcttctatataacGCTTCTTCTTTAATATCTTAACATCAATGGCTGCTCCTAATTCTCAAAAAATGTATTCAGTGTAAATAGAAAATAGCGTGGGTTCCCCTTCTCGTGCCCCATtgctagttgttgaagagtatgatAACTAGAAAGTCAGAATGGAAATGTTTTTACTTGGTAAAGAAAAAGGTGAAGCTATATGGAGATCTGTAAAAGAAGGCCACTTGTTCCCGTTAGACAAAATGTAAGAGATGTTGTTGCAACTCTCATGGGACAGGAAGAACAACGTCAATCACCTCTCACCACTGATGGCATTGAGAAATTGCATGCAAATCAAATTTCTTTTTCCGAAATGGTGTTTCGTGTTACTCCTTCTCTCTCTGAGCACATTAAGTTGTGTAAATctgctaaagagatttgggacacacTCCAAAACCTATTTGAAGGATCAGAAAACATGAAGGATAAGCGTTTGACTTCCGTTTTCAACACGTTAGATACTTTCATCACAACTCCCGCTGAATCAGTTGCCTCGGCCTCTAGCAGATACCGAATCATCGTCAACAACATGACAGATCATGGGATTGTCCAAACTCCACTTGAATAAAATCTCAAGTTTATCAATAGTCATGATAAAGCATGGGGAAATGTAAAATCGTCTCTTCAAAGTAATGGATCTATGAAGAAGTTAAAGCTTTACTAGCtgtttgatgaacttcaaggcCATAAATCAAATGTTACACAAACCATAAGAGAACTCTCATGAGGTCCTCTTGCTCTTGTTATCTCCTTCAATCCTCATGTCTCGAGCCCTTCTATTTCGGACCCTTTCAAAGCTGTTATCCCAACTGTTACATCCGAGAAAAATAGAGGTATGTCTTGGAACCTTTGAATAAGAATTTTTGGCATAAATGGTcccttagtacgctgggcgtacataagTGGACGCTTAGCGTACTACGCCCCTTTCTGGTCGCGGGTGTTttggggtacgttgggcgtaccatgaGCTATGCGGGGCATACACGCCAGAgaagcaaaaccctaattctcggcaTGAGGCCTATATAAACGACTTTAAGCTCCTTGGAGTGAACCCTAGAGAGCCTCCATTGCCCTTAACCATTATTACACCTCTGGAAACCTTGAGAGAGCATCcttgagccttataagtgtgtatgtGTGGTCTTTAGTGCCCATTTCAAGAGGAGGAGTTGGTGAAGAAAGCTTGGATCAAGTGGGTGCCTCTGGATCTTGCATCATAATCATCTTTCaaagcttttggaggtaaaaagcttgcatctTTCCTCTTATTTCTTTAGATCTTGCTAGGGTTTCTGTATTTGGTACCTTTGATGAGCCTTGGACCTCATTTGTTGGCTTGGTCATCCCCTTTTGATTAACAAGTCAGATCTGGGGTCCTTAAGACATCTAGAAGCATTAAAATAGTATCTTGGTGGTAGTCTTGACCTTGAGCATGACTTAAAGACCTTGGGAAGGTATTGATGATGGTTTTGGAGGTATAAGGAACATGCAAcgacataaagttagcaactttatgccttacGACGTGTTAAAGAACTCAGATCTAGCTTTTGGACGTAAAAGAATGGGATATTAAGCACTTAACGGGGAAAATGCTTAACTCAGGCGAACGCCGAGCGTACTCAGTGTACGCTACACGTAGCCTTTGGGAGCCCAGTAAGCGGCGCGTACCAAagaagtacgctgagcgtacgcaaAACAGATTGGGTCGTTCCTGTTTTGGGGCTGGCGACTTTTGGGCCTCAACTTGGTATTTGGGCTGACTGCATTCTGTGAAATATGGGCTATATCTTTGGATTTGGGTCATGGACTTTTGggagggccttattgggccaagaggcccattaGTGATTTTGGACTTTGAGTTTGGGCCCATTTTCAAAGAAAGATTAATTGGGCCGCATGATTAGGGTTGGGGCTTGGGTCTTTCCCTCTTGACTAATTTAAGGAtctaatattatttaatattattatccAGCCTGCGAGATTCCGGATTATTAGGAGAGCAGCTTTGGTTTCGGCAAACGGAGGTGAATCtcctcaccatacccatgggtctaaggcaccaaggccgacccattatatGAGATGTGTTACATGTTAGCCATTCTGTGAAactatgtgttttgtgatgatgttggtatggaagacctcgggggggtTCCCAGGGCACTTAGGTATAAGACCTGGGAGGGTTTCCTTGGCGTCCTAGGTCGAAGACCtcagggggttcccgaggcattgggctaagaccatgagggggttcctatggcacccggagtaagaccctggagggtttccatggcttccCTATGTGTTTGTTTGTATGGTTTATATGTTGGTATGGCCGATTAGCATGTATGAGATACTTTGTGCTTATGTGTGGGTGTGccctggggaactcactaagctttcaagcttaccgtttgtggatgtgtttcaggtaaattcgagcccaagggcaagggcaaggcgtgatggtgTGGCGTTCACCTATCTCTCTTTTATTACTaccttttgggacactctgatgttttaaaGAAAATGTAATAAAGgcggatttgaaaacaattgtgatGAAATTTATGGTTATGCAAGtatgtttattaattaaaaatgaaaaaaatattgtcgaaaatttgggttgttacactaaCTATCCCATCCGTTCAAACCTCTCCACCAACTTTACTTGCTTCTACCAGTTGAAACTATCAGTTTGATGGAGACCTCGACCTTGAAGCAATAGACTCCGAACTACGCTTTCAAGAAGAGATTGCTTTACTTTTCATGAAATATAAGTGTCCCATCAATCCTACTCACaaaccatatcacaaccatttccAATCTCCTCATCAAAGAAATCCCCAACCATTTCCTAAACCATCAGAAAATCCACATGCTTATAAACCCAACATCTCTACACCAAACCATACTTCAAAATCTCGAGAGACTCCGAAGTCAGAAAAACCAAAGATCATTTGTCACTAGTGTGGTCATGAAaatcactatgccaaagactgcttGGCTGAAGCACCACAAAAACCCAAGATCAAGGACTCTGAACACTATGCATGTCGGGCTCAACAAATGGCTTCAAGTGAAAAAGCATTTGTTATCACTGTGTCGAGAGATGTGGAAGGATATTGGTCATCTGGTGAGGAAGATGGCGTGAATACCAGTAGAAACACGTGTCAGATGGCAAGACAAACAATATAATGTGATGAAGGCTATTGGTCATTTAGATCAGAGGAAGATTATGATGATGTTGAATCAAACTACTGTTACATGGCAATAAACGACCCACCCGGAAGAAACATCGTTCAAtaggtaaaatctatgattactgataataattttgatttatctctTTGTGAACCATATCTAACCCAAATCCAATTAGATATGAACATCATTTATAAAGCCTATGAGTTTGCGATTGAAGCTAATGATAAGATGGAGAGTGAACTAAGTCGTCTTAGATTACGTTTCGAGGATAAGAAGCTTAAGATAGAGTCTTTAGTACATGAActtgtaatgtcaaaagatgaatgtatcattctaAAGGACAGATGTGAAATCAATTATTCTGAAAGAAATGTTTTAATTTCTGATAACAAACGTCTCAATGCCAAAATAGATGCTTTACGTAATTCCATAGACATTCTTAAAGCAAATGAACAgatgactcataattttcgtcATCCTTGGTCTAAAGCACCTGGTCTCGGAAGTGAGTTTCCAAAACCTATTGCTCGTACCTTGAAGGATTTACAAAATTTAACTTTTATGGGAGATATTCCGAACCATACACATTTGGATACCCCTGCCTCTCCATTGTCACCCCTTCCTGAGACTTTGGACCGATTCTCATCCCTGATTCCTGAGTTTCAAAAAATAGTTATAAAATGTCCTAATTCCATGCCTCTTTCGCCTTTGATACCCCAATACTATAGTTTAAAATCCAAACCACAGTCCTCCTCACAATTGTGTTGCTTAAGAAATTATTCCGGAGACAACTGGACCTGACTCGGATAAATCAGATTTTGGATGGGCATCTTTTGATAGTGACGTTGAAGAAGAAATCGTAGTAGAATATTCATCTGATTCTTGTGTTTCTGATTCTCAAGTGATTTCAAAAACCACCTTAGTGTCAATTAAACCCAAGTTTAAAAACCCATATGCTAGCCAAACTTCCAAGTCATCGTCTAACTCAAGGAAGAAACCTTTGTTAAATAGGAGAGATGCCGTTGATCCTAAGATAGAATCCAAAAATTCCCTCAAAAAGGAAATTAGGTCAAGACATGACTCTAGGTTCATTGAGAATTCCAAAAAGAAAGTATCTTCGGCAATAAGCTCGACCACTAGGAACCATAACACATTTGCGCCTATTAAGATTCTTAAAAGGCCATCCATTCCTCCTAGCTTGGTAGTTCAAAACAAAGTTGCCTGTCACATTCCAAAAATATATGTTGATACTTGTCCCACAAGGAATAACTCTCCTCAGACTGTTTCCTCTGTTGATATTTCATTCAAGTCCTAACTGGTATTAATTACCAGATTCGACTGGAACGTCTATTTAATAGTAGACATTGATCTTAAAGATTAAtttaaggtttgagttttcaaaccttgtccttgcACATAGTTTCATCTACTCTCAATAAAGCCCTTGATGGTGGTGAAGGGTGCAAAGGATATGGCCGGAGCAAAAGAAGTGGTGTAGCAGAAGACTTTGGGTTGTAGAGATTGGCGAAGTGATCCGTTTGATTTTCTCTTGGTTTTCTGGATTTTCAACTCATCCCTAGAGATTAGTGATTTGAGCAGGAAATTGAGATCCATGGTGGAGGCATGAAGAAGAATGTAACATCTTGTTTCAGATCATTCGTGATTAGGGTTCATGGGCTGCAACTCAGGCATGAGGAAGCCTCGGGGCtgcgacgagttgctagaagcgtagggcttctcgtgacctttctgtggatatgagGTTCACTGGAAACGGAGTTATATTGAGGAAactatggaagtttgaagttttggtaggataagtcccttatttgagaaaggtggcagctgagtatgctgggcgtacatgtgtgtacgcttagcatactcattTGCATGACTTTTAagcggagccacctagtacgctggggtaccagagggtacgctgggtgtactaggATTAGAGTAAAACCTAAATGGGGGTGGGTGTCCTTATATAAAGAataagatggcctcattcctggccaccatcctcagacaatcaaccctctcaaaccctaaatacTCGTCCACTGAGCTTGTGTGTCCATTTGTGAGCTATTGAGTGATCTTATGTTTGTTTGGAGTGAAGAATgagccttgaagaagaaggagtggcaTTCCAGGCTTTGGATATGAGCTTATCTAAGTTGGAAGCTTCAtgctgaggtataaagctcaaagctttctcactcttttgatttgtgcatcattTTAGTGTATTTTAAGGTTTCAGtccaaaagttggagactttctgagatattgagctccagtGTTTATTATCAGCTCCTTTGAGTATCTTAAGTggtgtagagtcataaaaatcacgACTTGGACGTTTGAATCAACcgatgcatgagatatgagcattttgagataagagagtgagagttttgggtgtttgtgactttatCAACCATGCAAAGACTTAAAGTCACAGACTTTATCGAGTAAGAGCCTCTAGGGAGTCCAGATTTGTTATATGAGCAAAggtcttaattgtttaagaccAATAAAGTGAGAAAATCCGTAATGGACGTACGTCGAGCGTAATCctagtatgccccgcatactggGTTGGTGTCCTCGATCTGATTTCGTGCATGCTTGTGTATACTGAGTGTACCAAGGGAGGtgcgccccgcgtaacctcgttGTGGGCTTTTGGGGTGAAATCTTATATTGGGCCTTAAGGGTTGGGCCTGGATCTTTAGgcttgtgtactagagattttgagcagagaaatattatatatatatatatatatatatatatatatatatatatatatatatatatatatatatatgccttggGCCCTTGTGTTGGGCTTGTCACTTGGACTTAagagttgggcctcgggagagcccattcattattgggccttggtgggacCAATGAGTTTTAGGTTATTGATGTgctagttagtggactacctttagacctaaagAGTGAGGATTTGGACTTATATGTTAATTGGGTAATTGTGGATTTTGGTCCAGTGTTATAGGTTGGTGCAGCAGCAACATCATCTATAGGAGTCATTCATCATCCACGGTAAGTCTTCTCATTATTCTTtccatgagtggtatctatgtgtgaccggagggtcttatgtgcttacttgattaatgtgatattatgcattttgtttgtgtgatatatatgctatATTCTGTGCTTACTgagataggaccggagggtccaaaccgagttgtgggaCGGGAGGGTTTCTACAACAGGACCAGAGGGTACAAaccgagttgtgggaccagagggttTCCACTGagataggaccagagggtccaaaccAAGCTGTGAGATCGGAGGTCCTCGATGAGGCACATAactggagggtccacccgagacacatgagactggagggtccatgccgagttatagccatgagaggcttattatttgtgtatttagtattttggggaactcactaagcttcgtgcttactgtgttatgtgatatgtgtttcaggttcttctcaggatcgcgggaaggcgtcggcttgattgtacacaccaaagaaagagttatgttttgaggatcctggattattaatcaaacaattatggagttgcgttttgtaaattaaacaaataggatttttgtgaaatgtgttatgagaattatgtgattttaaaataaaaaatttgtttgaaaatttacgatgttacaatttggtatcagagccttggtttgagggatttggatgcaccttcgggtatgtctagactcaaactgaggattcgagaaaatttttcaaaagaaatgacttttttttaaaacaagcaagagtttctaagagaaaaacgagaatgagcagtgtgtacaatcagccaaagcccgaatggtgatttcccaaaatacccttacttatttgtgttatgagttattattgagatattagtgatgcatgctagaagataggctaggtatttcatattttagggatAGAGTTGcccgatttgtgatgccttagcctaggaattgttgctatctgtgatgtgctttgagtatgtgcggagtaagagtatccaacatGAATCTTTTAGAGAGAACTTCAAGtaaaggagtaatctaggagagatacctataTAAGCATTGGAGGAGCCTTCTG includes:
- the LOC111898072 gene encoding uncharacterized protein LOC111898072, which translates into the protein MEICKRRPLVPVRQNVRDVVATLMGQEEQRQSPLTTDGIEKLHANQISFSEMVFRVTPSLSEHIKLCKSAKEIWDTLQNLFEGSENMKDKRLTSVFNTLDTFITTPAESVASASSRYRIIVNNMTDHGIVQTPLE